In the genome of Thunnus albacares chromosome 16, fThuAlb1.1, whole genome shotgun sequence, the window GAGCAGCTACCCTACATGCCCGGCTGCTCTCACTCCTTCCTGCGTTTCTTGTCGTGGTAGTCGTCCTTTGAGCTCCTGCTGGTGGAAGGCCTCTTTGAGCCTCCGTGCTGCTTGGCTTCCTCCAAGAACTTGTCCAGACCGAAGGGATCCTCTTCAAACTGGACTGGGCCTTCCCGCCTCTGCCCATGGTCACCCCCTGAGAACTCTTTATCTGGAACGAACCtgatgggggggagggggagaaagagcaAAAGATAATTAGAATGTGCTGAAAATGCATAATTGCTCTCACTGATTTGAAGGCCGTTTAACCTCACTGACAATCTTAGTTGTGTTGGACTAATTTTTTTGCCCTTCGGATATCctcaaagcagaaaaagaggaCTAAGGATTCAAACTACAAAATAACTTAGCAGGTTTCTTTTCCTTCAACAGATGTATGaacattttttgagaaaaaaaaaaaaaaggaatacaaACTATCAGGGTATTCCATGgaacatatgtttttatttctctagctttttttttttttatatttgatgcACAATGGTGTAGCACCCTGCAGCCAGCAAGCTATTCCTAAAGGacactgacaagctggtgaCTAAACATATGGGACAGGCTATGCTCGGGTAGTAGAGTGTGGCACTGCTGCCCCAAGGACAAGAGCTCCTGCTGGGACATCATGTGCACGCTTGCCTCGTGCCTCAAAATAAAGCTACAACGACCTCAAAAATGATTCaggctttcattttttttttttttttttttaagaataatcGAGAAGGTTAAACTGCAGCAGTCCTGTTAGCAGCCTGATAAATGTGCAAGTCTTAAATTTGATAAACTGTTGTCAAACCACTGATGAAAAACATGGATTCTGGGAGTtattttttagaaatatttagggatattaaaaaaaaacacttaattttaAATGAGTTCTTCAGTTAATTCTTTTTAATTAGTTCTTAATTAAGCTAATTAAGTTAAAGCAGTTACAacaaattatgtttttcctAATTAATATGTGAATGAATGCAGCGATGCACTTGCAGTATGACATCTTTATCATGCATTGCTTCAATTATTTTGCTTTTGAGGTGATTATCAAGTTTTCCAAAGATGCGATGTACATATAATTATACTTTTTAAGTGATGTAAGCACCAACTTTAAAAGCCAAAACCATTTTACTTCTTAAGGAACCGATAAGTTACTTAACATACAAAACTTATAGTTAACAAAACATAGTAAAATGTGCCAAAGGTTTTACTGTATTATATTactatactataataataatatactataatagTACTATTAACAATAAAACTTTTGGTTTTAAATGAGTCTTTTCTCTGCTGAGTGATATTTCAACTATTGATGCATATTTGCatgtatgatttttttcctATCTATGACTcccttaaaaaaaagacacagctGAATCAATCAGATCAGGTAAAACTGTAAAGAGGAATGTAATGTTGACATTTAAATGGACAATTAAATCGCATAATGTGCGATTTGTTAACAAAAAAGTAAAGCAGACCATAGTACCTGTTGTTCTGCATGAGTGTGTCGAAGTCGTCTGAGTAGGCGTCCTTGTCTATACTCTTGCTGGGCCGGTAGATGTTTGAGGCCATGTCTCTGCCGCTGCGGAACGGCTGGTCGTACACATTGTATGTGTCGTCCTCACCGCCAGCAAAACCGCTGTCCATACCCtggaaagaaacagagagaaaagaagagtgccttttagaaaaatatacatacattcatacataacAAAACTGAGTTCACCCCCGGTAAGTAATTACAAATCCTACaatacaattttatttctttttagaCAAAACCCAAGAAAAATTAAGCTAATTCCtttgaaaaacagaatgtttgactAACTATAATGAAAGATCCATattgaaactgaaacagaagTCAGAACCACCCTTCATTAGTGAGACtccattcttttatttatttatttaattttttttacattttgtatgcCCACCTTTATGTTTCATGACAGACTGGATCCTCCTGGGCAGGGATGATACCAGTCTAGAACAAATCTGTGAGAAGATGTTCTGCCATTCTTCATAGATAAATCTTTAAAGCTACTTTTTGCTGCAGGGGTTTTGTTGCTCTACCTTCCTCTTTAAAATACTCAAAGGTGTTCTCTTGGATTCAGGTCAGGGAACATACTTGGCCAGGAccatagttttcactttttcttctttaaaaactctTATGTGATTTTTGCAGCGTGTGTTTGGGATCATTGTCTCCTGCCAACCTTCTTGCGACTGACATCTTTTCATTCAGCATTTTGGGTATACAAATTTACATTCATAGTGCCATCTATAAATGTCATCTACCCTACACCTTTTGCACTCGTGCAGCCTCATATCAGCACACTCCCGCCTCCGTGTTTCATAGTCAGCACTATGCAATCACTGTGGTAGTCCTGGCCAGGTCCACGCCAAAACATGCTGGACCCCATCTGATCCAAACTAATTAATTTTGGTTTCAACTGACCAAAGAATGTGCTGCCAGTATTCATCATGTTCTTTGGAAAAATTTAATCTTGCGGTTTTGTGAGCAATGGTTTTCTACTTGGTTGTGTAAATAGCAaattgcacatacatcattcattTTTGAGGACAGCTATTGCACTTTCTATTACTGGTAGCAGGAGTCCTCTTGTACCTCCTAACCACTGCTGCgactgtgttttggcttctgttcAGGAACCTACTGATGATCTTGTATGATCCTATTCAGGCAATTCCTCACCATATGGAGCCATGTTGCATTAGACACAACCCAGGACACAACTGAGGAGGTGTTCACAGGTTCTTTTATAACCTTGTTCAGGCAATTAGTCTTTATTGAAAGTCACTTTAGTTTCAATGGTCTTTTGTTGCATTGAGGTTGTACTTTGAGGCCTGTATTTTGAATTTAGTCTatctttttaattataaatacCAAACACCCCACACTCCACtctaaaaatactacaattatTGTAAGACGATACAgttttgaatcatttaacattttagtgatactGCACAGAAgtgtactcagttttgttatatagTGTAAGTACACAACAGTGTAATAGCCAAATCTTTTGAGGTGAGTTTCTGCCTTCAAATAAATCTCTTAACTGGCCTTTTGCTTCATTTTTGCACCCACGAAGGAAAATTCTAATTTGTAATGCAGACTGTCCTTGTGTTGCCTTCCTCACCGATCAATTCTGTTCTGCAACTGAGGCGTTCAATCCTTTCCTCTCGCCAGTAAAACTCAAATCACTGAAGACTGCTACTACTTCAGTCCAAGGTGAAACTAAACTTTTTTTCAAAGACTGAAACAGATATTTGAAGTAACTTGATCGTACAAGCTAAGTATCGCTCTTGCCTTGACATATTCTGTTGAGGAAATATACTCCGTCCTCATGTCACAAAGCAGGGCATCATTCACTCTTGtacttgtttgtatttttgtgaaataaacacaaatcatCTAGGTCCTTATTAATACAGAAAGGTTTGATATGATCTAACCTTGCTCTGGTTGAAGAGTCGCTGGTCATACTGAGCCTCGCTGGCGGGACGAGGGTTGGGCACTCCCAGAGCGATGAGCTCACTGATGTCCCTGTCCTGGTCTCTCTGCAGCTTCGACCTGTAACAAAGAACAATGTTTGAAATTTAGAGCTAGAAAAGTTTTGGCAAGTAGTTCcgttaaaaatattacatttctacagaaaaaaatctaatgctCAAAATGCTGCAGCATCAAACATCTGAAGTCACAAGggaatgtttcatttcagtgtcttgttaatgtaatatgtaataatatactgGCATGTATGCATTCAGGTTAACCATTAGGTAAAAAGTGAaagtttttgtgtctttaataTCTCGACTGTCCTTCAGCTAACAGCCATTTCAAAGTTAAGTGAATATTAATTTTAAGATAACAAGGTTTCTGGCTTCTAACAGCTGCAGTTGTGATTGCAATGAACTTCTCCTCTGAGTTTCACTTCCTCCAACTTCTCCAGGGACCCATAATTCCATCAATTGACAGCCTGacagtgtgcacacacagacacacagaccagaGTTTACAGTATCAACATGTAATTGAAATAGATGAAAATATTAACAGCCAAAATGTCTGCTGGGAAATATACTGATTGCCAAATAAATTAATAGCATATTAAATAGCCAAATATTGTGTGACCTATAGTGAGActgggcaatatatcaatatcGTCTTTGGATATCATTATATCGTGATATGGCACaggtgttgtcttttcctggatttacagtaaagtgatgtaattttctgaactgagctgttctattatttggctttacccacttagtcattatatctaaattactgatgattatttatcaaaaatctgaTTGTATAAATATTTTGTGGAAGCACCAacagtcatccctacaatattgtcacaataCCGACAGAGGTacttggtcaaaaatattgtgatatttgattttgtccatatcgcccagccctaacCTTTAGTATGTTGCCAAGACAACTTACATATAAACTTATATTATGCAAAAGTTTGGTTTTGCCTCCGCTGTTGAGACATTAAAAGATTAACTGAGTGTTTGGTCATGTGAGTAGGTGTTGCATGAGATTGAAAAGCTGGCGCACACCCCAGTAGCATACCTGTGCTTTGGCTAAACAGCAGTTAACACGACTCCTAAAAGTCTTACCATTTTCTCTCAGGTAACGTTACATCTAGCATTGGCACAGTGAAACAGACGGATCAGCTCAGAGCTCCACGGTTAAATAACGTGTAACTGATCAGTAGGAGGTTTAACTTTTCCCCCGGGCCCTGTGAGAGGTGGGCTCCAGGGAGACCACAGCGGGTGGGGGTGAGGGCCGAGCTGCAGCTGCCATATTGgccgacaaaaaaaaaaaaaaagtctagcGTAAAATCCTATGTCCCGATATAGGTAATTTCATATCCTGATAACAATACCTATCCCGATGTAGCACATTTTAATTCGACAAAGTAATACTTTGCCCTAACCGACCGTGTCACATGCACAAACGGTCTCTGGAATGTTACAGACAAGGACTACTGCCTGAGTACTCTGCTGGATCCTCCTGCGTTTGTTCAGTATTACTGCTGGCCCCATGAATGATTCAGCAGTGAACAGTGCATCTGTGTGTATACGGAGGGAAGGGTTGGGTGAGTTCACATGTGGTGTGTTTAAAGTGTGTGTCCAGCACCTCTTATCAGGAGCAGCCCTGGAAATGTTCCTGTCGTGctgtctgtctttccttctGTCATGGCGAATCTCGTCACGCTCCCTGGCCTCGCCATCCTCGCCACCTGCCAcgtgagaggggggggggggggcggcagGGGTGGGAGGGTAGATAGACGGATGGaaaaggggagagggagagaagaaatgaaaagggaatttaaaaaaaaaaggaagaaaataaaataaagagggAAGTAGGAGACAGATGATGAGAAATGGGAAGTGTGTTGTGAGTAAAGTGAGGcatgatgaaaagaaaaacagatgttaGATGGAATTGATACACAACAGGAGAGGAAGTATAAAGTGAAGAGAAACTGTCAGCAGTCACTAAACTTGCAAGACAAACATTGGAATtcataacaaaaacaattttaattaagattttacattctCAGTCAACGTAAAACGATGCATCTAAATGGCCATTCAAGGAATATgtacaaaaacaggaaatgcaacACTAATTTTACTTCGACAAAGTATATGTGAACTACCAGTAGAGAAGCAGACATAGCATTTCACAGATTACTGGTCCTGTCAACACAGGCGGGATGAAAAATGTTGTCATCACTTATGCCAATCATGTTCCAGATTTGGAAGTGGCAACAGCGCTGATGACAGAGTCTGCTCTACTCACTCAGAAAACCACACAGCCATAgatatcacacatacacacaagctaATTGTACATGGTTGAAAATCagataaaattactttttttcctctgccaaAACTCACCTTTGTCCCCGTGACTTTTAATTCCTGCTCTGCGATCTCGGGCCATTTGGGCCAGCTCCCTGagtttctcctccttcttttccttctccttctgGGCCATCTTCTTCTCTACCTGGGCTCTCATCTCAACTGCCTCCCTGGCCTACGGACACAACCGGCATTTCAtaatttagttcattttaaaaaggcacatATGCAACAGTTCAGAACGACAGATGAATCGGGCGTGATGCTGGGGTACCTTTCTATCAGCGATGTAGAGCGCCTCGGCCAGTTTGGCAAAGTTTTCATTAATGTGAACTGTTTGCAGCCCCCTACCATCAGCTGCCAGACGTTTGTCAAGAGGAATGGTGTAACCCTGAA includes:
- the snw1 gene encoding SNW domain-containing protein 1, translated to MSLASFLPAPTQLSQDQLEAEERVRAQKSYSTALVSSRREPPPYGHRKGWVPRSLEDFGDGGAFPEIHVAQFPLEMGRKKKTSNALAVQVDAEGKIKYDAIARQGQGKDKVVFSKYTDLLPKEVLNEDTPELQKPDEEAIQELTEKTRAALEKQVSQKIAAAMPVRAADKQAPAQYIRYTPSQQGVAFNSGAKQRVIRMVEMQKDPMEPPRFKINKKIPRGPPSPPAPVMHSPSRKMTVKEQQEWKIPPCISNWKNAKGYTIPLDKRLAADGRGLQTVHINENFAKLAEALYIADRKAREAVEMRAQVEKKMAQKEKEKKEEKLRELAQMARDRRAGIKSHGDKGGEDGEARERDEIRHDRRKDRQHDRNISRAAPDKRSKLQRDQDRDISELIALGVPNPRPASEAQYDQRLFNQSKGMDSGFAGGEDDTYNVYDQPFRSGRDMASNIYRPSKSIDKDAYSDDFDTLMQNNRFVPDKEFSGGDHGQRREGPVQFEEDPFGLDKFLEEAKQHGGSKRPSTSRSSKDDYHDKKRRKE